The following are encoded together in the Misgurnus anguillicaudatus chromosome 14, ASM2758022v2, whole genome shotgun sequence genome:
- the s100p gene encoding calcium-activated potassium channel subunit beta-2 isoform X4 has protein sequence MKEPVREQGSIYQKIREYDVLEKRRTVTALKAGEDRAILLGLSMILFSAMMYFVLGITMVRSYADSVWTEESKCTVLNSSIIAEINCSYSCGSECRKSSRYPCLQVYVSLNYSGKVLRLSHNEETHEANPECFYIPKCRKDHTLMHTIVMNISERLKTHTQVSCYYDPSEQQDSVILTRLYGRRAIVSSLLWPTCALVGGTLIIAMVKLTQYLSYLCEQISRIKRMGLHSLTGTYHTRVCTRRFNSGLQDGV, from the exons GAGCATTTATCAGAAGATTCGTGAGTATGATGTTTTGGAGAAAAGGAGGACGGTGACAGCTCTGAAGGCTGGAGAGGACAGAGCTATTCTCTTAGGCCTCAGCATGATTCTCTTCTCAGCCATGATGTACTTTGTGTTGGGCATTACAATGGTGCGCTCATACGCCGACAG CGTTTGGACAGAAGAGTCTAAATGCACCGTGCTGAACTCTAGTATCATTGCTGAGATAAACTGCAGCTACAGTTGTGGCTCAGAATGCAGGAAGAGCTCCAGGTATCCATGTCTTCAGGTGTACGTCAGTCTGAACTACTCGGGGAAGGTTCTGAGACTCTCACACAATGAGGAGACCCATGAGGCCAACCCTGAG TGTTTTTATATCCCGAAATGCCGCAAGGATCACACGCTGATGCACACCATCGTGATGAACATCTCAGAGCGACTGAAGACCCACACACAGGTTTCGTGTTACTACGACCCCTCAGAGCAGCAGGACAGTGTTATCCTGACGCGTCTCTACGGCCGCAGAGCCATCGTAAGCTCTCTCCTCTGGCCCACGTGTGCGCTGGTGGGGGGCACACTTATCATCGCCATGGTGAAACTCACCCAGTATCTGTCCTACCTGTGCGAGCAGATCAGTCGCATCAAAAG GATGGGTCTCCACTCTTTAACAGGAACCTACCACACCAGGGTCTGCACTCGGAGGTTTAACAGTGGCCTCCAGGACGGGGTTTAA
- the s100p gene encoding calcium-activated potassium channel subunit beta-2 isoform X3 produces MFLWAGSKGAQASGREGRSIYQKIREYDVLEKRRTVTALKAGEDRAILLGLSMILFSAMMYFVLGITMVRSYADSVWTEESKCTVLNSSIIAEINCSYSCGSECRKSSRYPCLQVYVSLNYSGKVLRLSHNEETHEANPECFYIPKCRKDHTLMHTIVMNISERLKTHTQVSCYYDPSEQQDSVILTRLYGRRAIVSSLLWPTCALVGGTLIIAMVKLTQYLSYLCEQISRIKRMGLHSLTGTYHTRVCTRRFNSGLQDGV; encoded by the exons ATGTTTCTATGGGCTGGAAGCAAAGGAGCTCAAGCATCAGGACGTGAGGGGAG GAGCATTTATCAGAAGATTCGTGAGTATGATGTTTTGGAGAAAAGGAGGACGGTGACAGCTCTGAAGGCTGGAGAGGACAGAGCTATTCTCTTAGGCCTCAGCATGATTCTCTTCTCAGCCATGATGTACTTTGTGTTGGGCATTACAATGGTGCGCTCATACGCCGACAG CGTTTGGACAGAAGAGTCTAAATGCACCGTGCTGAACTCTAGTATCATTGCTGAGATAAACTGCAGCTACAGTTGTGGCTCAGAATGCAGGAAGAGCTCCAGGTATCCATGTCTTCAGGTGTACGTCAGTCTGAACTACTCGGGGAAGGTTCTGAGACTCTCACACAATGAGGAGACCCATGAGGCCAACCCTGAG TGTTTTTATATCCCGAAATGCCGCAAGGATCACACGCTGATGCACACCATCGTGATGAACATCTCAGAGCGACTGAAGACCCACACACAGGTTTCGTGTTACTACGACCCCTCAGAGCAGCAGGACAGTGTTATCCTGACGCGTCTCTACGGCCGCAGAGCCATCGTAAGCTCTCTCCTCTGGCCCACGTGTGCGCTGGTGGGGGGCACACTTATCATCGCCATGGTGAAACTCACCCAGTATCTGTCCTACCTGTGCGAGCAGATCAGTCGCATCAAAAG GATGGGTCTCCACTCTTTAACAGGAACCTACCACACCAGGGTCTGCACTCGGAGGTTTAACAGTGGCCTCCAGGACGGGGTTTAA
- the s100p gene encoding calcium-activated potassium channel subunit beta-2 isoform X1, with amino-acid sequence MKEPVREQGSQQCFASGSQGSAHSGLAGRMFLWAGSKGAQASGREGRSIYQKIREYDVLEKRRTVTALKAGEDRAILLGLSMILFSAMMYFVLGITMVRSYADSVWTEESKCTVLNSSIIAEINCSYSCGSECRKSSRYPCLQVYVSLNYSGKVLRLSHNEETHEANPECFYIPKCRKDHTLMHTIVMNISERLKTHTQVSCYYDPSEQQDSVILTRLYGRRAIVSSLLWPTCALVGGTLIIAMVKLTQYLSYLCEQISRIKRMGLHSLTGTYHTRVCTRRFNSGLQDGV; translated from the exons GTCCCAACAGTGTTTTGCGAGTGGCTCACAGGGATCTGCACACAGTGGATTAGCTGGAAGAATGTTTCTATGGGCTGGAAGCAAAGGAGCTCAAGCATCAGGACGTGAGGGGAG GAGCATTTATCAGAAGATTCGTGAGTATGATGTTTTGGAGAAAAGGAGGACGGTGACAGCTCTGAAGGCTGGAGAGGACAGAGCTATTCTCTTAGGCCTCAGCATGATTCTCTTCTCAGCCATGATGTACTTTGTGTTGGGCATTACAATGGTGCGCTCATACGCCGACAG CGTTTGGACAGAAGAGTCTAAATGCACCGTGCTGAACTCTAGTATCATTGCTGAGATAAACTGCAGCTACAGTTGTGGCTCAGAATGCAGGAAGAGCTCCAGGTATCCATGTCTTCAGGTGTACGTCAGTCTGAACTACTCGGGGAAGGTTCTGAGACTCTCACACAATGAGGAGACCCATGAGGCCAACCCTGAG TGTTTTTATATCCCGAAATGCCGCAAGGATCACACGCTGATGCACACCATCGTGATGAACATCTCAGAGCGACTGAAGACCCACACACAGGTTTCGTGTTACTACGACCCCTCAGAGCAGCAGGACAGTGTTATCCTGACGCGTCTCTACGGCCGCAGAGCCATCGTAAGCTCTCTCCTCTGGCCCACGTGTGCGCTGGTGGGGGGCACACTTATCATCGCCATGGTGAAACTCACCCAGTATCTGTCCTACCTGTGCGAGCAGATCAGTCGCATCAAAAG GATGGGTCTCCACTCTTTAACAGGAACCTACCACACCAGGGTCTGCACTCGGAGGTTTAACAGTGGCCTCCAGGACGGGGTTTAA
- the s100p gene encoding calcium-activated potassium channel subunit beta-2 isoform X2: MKEPVREQGSQQCFASGSQGSAHSGLAGRMFLWAGSKGAQASGREGRSIYQKIREYDVLEKRRTVTALKAGEDRAILLGLSMILFSAMMYFVLGITMVRSYADSVWTEESKCTVLNSSIIAEINCSYSCGSECRKSSRYPCLQVYVSLNYSGKVLRLSHNEETHEANPECFYIPKCRKDHTLMHTIVMNISERLKTHTQVSCYYDPSEQQDSVILTRLYGRRAIVSSLLWPTCALVGGTLIIAMVKLTQYLSYLCEQISRIKR, encoded by the exons GTCCCAACAGTGTTTTGCGAGTGGCTCACAGGGATCTGCACACAGTGGATTAGCTGGAAGAATGTTTCTATGGGCTGGAAGCAAAGGAGCTCAAGCATCAGGACGTGAGGGGAG GAGCATTTATCAGAAGATTCGTGAGTATGATGTTTTGGAGAAAAGGAGGACGGTGACAGCTCTGAAGGCTGGAGAGGACAGAGCTATTCTCTTAGGCCTCAGCATGATTCTCTTCTCAGCCATGATGTACTTTGTGTTGGGCATTACAATGGTGCGCTCATACGCCGACAG CGTTTGGACAGAAGAGTCTAAATGCACCGTGCTGAACTCTAGTATCATTGCTGAGATAAACTGCAGCTACAGTTGTGGCTCAGAATGCAGGAAGAGCTCCAGGTATCCATGTCTTCAGGTGTACGTCAGTCTGAACTACTCGGGGAAGGTTCTGAGACTCTCACACAATGAGGAGACCCATGAGGCCAACCCTGAG TGTTTTTATATCCCGAAATGCCGCAAGGATCACACGCTGATGCACACCATCGTGATGAACATCTCAGAGCGACTGAAGACCCACACACAGGTTTCGTGTTACTACGACCCCTCAGAGCAGCAGGACAGTGTTATCCTGACGCGTCTCTACGGCCGCAGAGCCATCGTAAGCTCTCTCCTCTGGCCCACGTGTGCGCTGGTGGGGGGCACACTTATCATCGCCATGGTGAAACTCACCCAGTATCTGTCCTACCTGTGCGAGCAGATCAGTCGCATCAAAAGGTGA